The proteins below come from a single Portunus trituberculatus isolate SZX2019 chromosome 2, ASM1759143v1, whole genome shotgun sequence genomic window:
- the LOC123506628 gene encoding protein FAM200A-like: MLGSRSGFQAKVKSKAPNAVGVHCFIHREALASKSLPSGLLTIFTGIVKVVNYVKNSALNTRLFQQLCHDMESEHSSLLFYTSVRWLSAGRFLSRFFSLRQEVEMFLDVQKKCDLLEILKSEHFEFRLAYLVDIFEIFNQLNLRLQGKDSNLLSHFLADGQLSSTLSKEIMDHLSQLDDEFRRYFPDLSPQHAGLAKNPFLCQVDDVLEDAQEEFIELLHDSTAKNVFQSNSLSSFWCSMMESSKISDLAVRVLLPFASTYLCESGFSSLLAIKTKSRNKLSVEDDLRCALAATEPRIHELVAQNNHKSPIEKYKERWVGLVANMLKGKALEVYDRMSVEDLNEYEEFKADILRAYELRPEAYRL, translated from the exons ATGCTTGGGTCGAGGTCGGGTTTCCAAGCAAAAGTAAAATCCAAAGCACCAAATGCAGTTGGTGTGCACTGCTTCATTCATCGGGAGGCTCTGGCTTCTAAATCGCTTCCTTCTGGGCTTCTCACAATTTTCACTGGTATTGTCAAGGTCGTGAACTATGTGAAAAACTCTGCCCTCAACACGAGACTGTTCCAGCAACTGTGTCATGACATGGAATCCGAGCATAGTTCCTTGCTCTTTTATACATCCGTCAGGTGGTTGTCTGCAGGGAGATTTTTGTCCcgcttcttctctcttcgccaGGAAGTTGAAATGTTTCTTGATGTACAGAAAAAATGTGACCTGTTGGAGATATTGAAATCAGAACACTTTGAGTTCCGCCTTGCTTATCTTGTGGACATATTTGAAATCTTCAACCAGCTGAACTTGAGACTCCAAGGAAAGGATTCAAACTTGCTCAGCCACT TTCTTGCTGATGGTCAGCTTTCAAGTACCTTGTCCAAGGAAATCATGGACCACTTGTCTCAGCTAGATGATGAATTTCGCCGTTACTTTCCTGACTTGAGCCCTCAGCATGCAGGATTAGCAAAAAATCCTTTCTTATGTCAGGTTGATGATGTGTTAGAAGACGCACAAGAAGAGTTCATTGAGCTTCTCCATGATTCAACAGCCAAGAATGTGTTCCAGTCAAACTCCTTGTCTAGCTTCTGGTGTTCAATGATGGAATCATCCAAAATAAGTGATCTGGCAGTTCGAGTTCTTTTGCCTTTTGCTTCAACCTACCTGTGCGAAAGtgggttttcttcattacttgcaataaaaacaaaatcaaggaacAAGCTGTCTGTGGAAGATGACTTGAGGTGTGCACTGGCTGCCACTGAGCCAAGGATTCATGAGCTGGTTGctcaaaacaaccacaaaagtcccattgagaaatataaa GAGAGATGGGTGGGCCTTGTAGCCAACATGCTGAAGGGCAAGGCCCTGGAGGTGTATGACAGGATGTCAGTGGAGGACTTGAACGAGTATGAGGAGTTCAAGGCTGACATCCTGAGGGCTTACGAGCTCCGGCCAGAGGCTTACCGCCTCTAA
- the LOC123504506 gene encoding putative nuclease HARBI1 produces MPGVIGAIDGTHIPIPGPSHERQAYINRKGFPSIQLQAVCDAKLRFINILTGWPGSVHDARVFRNSPLYTLLENGNLPEDYHLLGDSAYTLQPYMLVPYRDNGHLLPWQVNFNHIHSTSRVVIERAFGLLKSKFRRLQKLEMIDVERIPLVISGACVMHNIILMKENLNLDLEIQQDLEVIGHDVGVDNVAAREARAAAVQKRDEIATGLAMHM; encoded by the coding sequence ATGCCTGGAGTAATAGGAGCCATTGATGGGACTCACATCCCTATCCCAGGGCCGTCACATGAAAGACAGGCATACATAAATAGGAAAGGTTTTCCTAGCATTCAGTTGCAAGCTGTTTGTGATGCCAAACTTAGGTTCATTAACATTCTGACAGGTTGGCCTGGTTCTGTACATGATGCCAGAGTGTTTAGAAATAGCCCACTTTACACTCTGTTGGAAAATGGTAATCTTCCTGAAGATTATCATCTATTAGGAGATTCAGCCTATACTCTGCAGCCTTACATGCTAGTTCCATATAGAGACAATGGACACTTGCTTCCATGGCAGGTTAATTTTAATCATATCCACTCCACTTCAAGGGTTGTCATCGAGAGGGCATTTGGGCTTCTGAAATCAAAATTTAGGCGGCTACAGAAGTTAGAGATGATTGATGTAGAAAGAATCCCTTTAGTAATATCTGGTGCCTGTGTGATGCATAATATAattttaatgaaggaaaacttAAACCTAGATTTAGAGATTCAGCAGGACTTAGAAGTAATTGGACATGATGTTGGAGTTGATAATGTTGCAGCACGAGAAGCACGTGCTGCGGCAGttcagaaaagggatgagataGCCACTGGCTTGGCCATGCACATGTAA